AAGGTTGATTATGTTCTTACGGGCGGAGATTATGATTTTCTGGCATTAAACCTAGCGAATCATCTAAATCATGGTGAGAAACTCGAGGCAGGGATTTGGTACCGTGAAGGGAAAACCATTAAAAATACCGGGCATTTTGAGCTTAATCATGATCTTGACGATCTTCCGATGATCGATCGTGATCTCACCAAATGGCAGCTGTACGCTTACAAGAATGGTAATTACAAAAGAACACCAGGCACATACACATATGCTGCACGTGACTGCTGGTGGGGCAAATGTGCATTTTGTTCCTGGACGACTCTCTATCCGGGTAAGGATTATCGCAAACATTCGGCCAGGAGGATGCTCGACGAGATCGGCATCTTGATTGAGAAATATCATGTCAAGGAGATCATGGATGATTCGGGCTCTTTTCCGATCGGCACATGGCTAACGGAGTTCTGCAATGGCATGATCGAGCGTGGCTACAACAAGAAAATCCGTCTTGATATAAATATGAGGCTAAAGGGGCTTAAACAAGAAGATTACGATCTTATGGGCAAGGCCGGGATCAGGTTTATCCTGTACGGACTTGAGTCGGCAAACCAGAATACGCTTGATCGAATCCAGAAAAATTTGAAGGTAGAGGAAATCGAAAAAGGCGTTAGAATGGCGAAAAAGGGTGGACTGGAGCCTCATATCACTACCATGATGGGTTATCCGTGGGAAACGCGTGAAGACGCCGAACGAACTGTGGCTCTTGCGAGACATCTATTCAATAAAGGTTATGTTGACACTCTGCAAGCCACTATAGTGATCCCGTATCCAGGCACGCCACTCTATCGCGAATGCAAGGAAAACGGCTGGTTGGCGACTGAGGATTGGGATAATTTCGATCAGCGCATGGCGGTGATGAAATCACCCTTGACCGAGAAAGATATCAAAGAACTGACCCAAGAGCTATATAAGTCATTCATGACTCCCCGGTTTGTCATGCGAAAGATTGCTTCGGTGCGAAGCTGGTCTGATGTTACTTTCCTTTTCCGTGCTGCTGGCAAGGTAATCGGCCACCTCATTGACTTCTCTCCCAAGAATAAACAAAATTGCGAGTGCGAGGAAAAGGCAGAACACGAAGCATAGGCGGTTTGCATTATGATCGTTGATGAAATATTCCATTTTCTAATATCTTCTGCCGCAGGCCTAGCCGTCGGTTATTTTTCTGGCAACTACTGGGCAGTGCTTTTTGCGCTTATTTCCGGTTTTTTCATAGATGCCGACCATTTAATTGATTATTTTCTGTACACAAAGTTTAAAAAATTCTCTCTGGCCGAATTCAAATCAGGATTGTTTTTTGATTATGCCGGCAAGGTCTACGTGTTTGCCCATGGTTTCGAGTACGCGATCATCTTTATTGCACTGGGGATCGTTTTTTCCCAATACGGCTGGATATTTTACTCGCTCGGGGTATCAAATTTGCTGCATCTTCTGTATGACACGATTTACAATGGGGCTGTTTGGCCGACATATTTTTTAATTTTTCGCATCGTGCATAATTTCCGCCATAAAGATTTTAATTTCCCTAAATGTTCTGAAAGATGACAATTCATTGCCTTGCTAATTCAGCATGACCAGACTAAAATTGGGATGGTTTGCGGAAAACTTCTTTTTTAGCTATATGTATAAATGCCATTTAATTAAGTTTATCGGATGAAATAATGATTAATGTATCAAAACCGGTTATCGAGCAAGACGAGATAGATGTGGTCGTGGAAGTCTTAAAGAGCGGAATGATAGTGCAGGGCCCGAAAACGGCGGAGCTTGAGGAAAAGTTTGCAAAGTACTGCGGGACTAAGTACGCAGTGGCATTCAATAGCGGCACAGCGGCAATCCATGCTGGCCTATATGCAATGGGGATCGGCGAAGAGGATGAGGTAATTACGACCCCTTTTACCTTTGTCGCAACCGCTAATCCGATCCTGATGCAGGGCGCAAAAGTGGTTTTCGCCGATATTTCTGAAGATGATTTTAATCTTGATCCGGCCGAAGTTGAAAAGAAAATTACCGATACAACTAAGGCAATTATCCCCGTTGATCTCTACGGTCAAGTTTATGATTATGAAAAAATTTCAAAGATAGCTGAAAAGCATAGCCTCAAGATTTTAGAAGATGCCTGCCAAGCAGTCGGCGCAGAGCAAAATGATAAGCGGGCAGGTAATTTTGGTGATGTGGCGGCCTTTTCCCTGTATGCTACAAAAAATATGATGTCCGGTGAAGGTGGGCTTATTACTACCAACGATGAAAAGCTGGCTGAAAAGTGCAAGATGTTCAGGCATCATGGCCAATCTGAAACATTGAGGTACGAATACGTTGATTTGGGCTACAATTACCGCCTGACGGATATGGCAGCCGCGATTGCTCTAGTCCAGCTTGGCAAAATCGATGAATTCAATAAAAGGCGCAATGCGAATGCAACTAGATTGGAAGAAGGGCTCAAAAATATTAAAGGGCTTATTTTGCCCAAGAGAAAAGAAGGAAATTTTCACGTTTACCATCAGTTTACAATCAGAATAACCAAGGATTTTGCATTGTCCCGGGATGAACTCATCGAGGAGATGAAAAACCGCGGAGTAGGGGCCGGAGTGTATTATCCTAAACCTTTGCACCTGCATTCTCATTTCCAAAAGCTTGGCTACAAAGAGGGTGATTTTCCAATAGCAGAAAAGATGTCGAAAGAAGTTGTGTCTTTGCCGGTCCATCCGTCATTGGCAAATGAAGAAGTCGAGAAAATTATTAAGGCTATAAAGGATATTGCAAATGGAAACTAGGGCAGCTGCTTGCAAGTATTTAATTTCCGGATGTATCGGGTGCCGAATCTGCATAGAAAATAACCCCAAGATATTTAAGCTAAATAACGAAGGGGAGGCTGAGATAGATTTGGAAAGGGCAGATAAAAATAGTATCTGTGAGACCGCTAAATTGTGTCCAGTTGGCGCCATTAAAATCATAAATTAGGAGGCAAATGCCAAATAAGAAGAAGCGCAAAGTTGGCTTGATCGGCTGCGGGATGATTTACACCCGCCACATGGAAGCCATTACATCAAATCCTGAAGATTTTGAGCTAGTTGCTCTGTGTGATATAGATGACAAAAAATTAGAAAATCGTGCAACGGAGAATCAAGTTCCCGGATTTACTGACTACAAGAAAATGTTGAAAGATATGAAGGGTAAGATGGATTTTGTTTCGATTGCTACGCCGAACAGCCTGCATTACGAAATGGCTATCGAAGCTTTATCAAACGGATACGACATCCTAATTGAAAAGCCCATTGATTTTAAACACGACAGGGTCCAGGAGATCTCAAAGCTGGCGAAGAAATTAAAAAGGAATGCGTTTGCAGTCCTGCAGGTAAGATATAATCCCACCGTGAATATGGTGAAAGAAGCCCTGGATAAAGGGTATTTAGGCAATATCAGATCGGTAAGTTTGATTCAGCGTTGGCAGCGCCCGGAAACCTATTTTGATTCTTGGCGGGCTGATCTCAAAACAGGTGGACGCACTTTGTACGAAGTAGGAATTCACTACCTAGATATTGTCCAATTGCTCTTTGGTGTGCCTGAAGTAAAAGCTTCTGCTACCTTCAACAACAAGCACAAAAATGTAAAATTTGAAGATACGGTCTTTTCAATTTATCAATTTCCGCAAGGCGCGTCTGGTTCTTGCGAGGTGACCATAGCTTCGGAACCGTCAAATCTTGAGTGTTCGGTCTCGATCATGGGATCCGAGGGATTCATCAAAATCGGAGGGCGTGCCCTCGATGCAATAGACCGGGCAATGTTCGAAAGCCAAATTTTCGAAAAAAAGTGGGATAATCTTGTCGAAAGATACGGAGAATCATTGGAACCGAATTCTTATGGAACCCATGCTGGTTCTTGTCCCAACCACCCCACTCTTTATGCGGAAATCGCGAAAGGGAAAGGCATTTCGATAGATGAGGCAATTAATTCTATTAAATTTATCGAGAGAATTTATGGCAAAGAGGTATAAGGAGCTATAATGGATTATTTTAAACATGAGACTGCCGATGTTTCAGACAAAGCGAAAATCGGCAAGGGCACGAAAATCTGGAATTGGTGCCAGGTGAGAGAAAATGCCACAATAGGTGAAAATTGCATTATCGGAAAAAATGCATACGTCGATACGGGTGCTATCGTTGGCAACAATGTAAAAATTCAAAATAATGCCTCTGTCTATGACGGCGTGACTTTGGAAGACGGCGTTTTTGTCGGGCCTCATGTTTGTTTTACGAATGATAAGATTCCTCGTGCAATAAATGAAGACGGATCACTAAAAGGCGGCGCTGAAACCGGCGACTGGGAAATTTCCAAAATTCTTGTAAAGCGGGGTGCTTCCATCGGTGCAAACTCTACAATCTTGCCCGGAGTGACGATCGGAGAATTTGCGATGGTTGGCGCTGGATCAGTCGTGACCAGGAATGTTCCAGACTATACACTGGTACTCGGCAATCCGGCAAGGGCGTATGGAATTGTCGACAAGTCTGGCAAAATTGTCAGCAAGGAACTTGTCGATGAACCGGCAAGCGTCAATTAAATTGAAGGATTTTATGGAGAAAAAACCGCTAGTTTCAATCGTTCTATTTACATACAATGTGGAGAGATGGATTGAGAATAATCTCAAATCGATGAATGCCCAGAAATTCAAAGATTTTGAAATTGTCATGGTGGACAAATATAGCACCGACAAAACTCAAGAAATTGCCAGAAAGTTTAAAAATGTGAAAATATATAACGCGCCAATCGAGCGTTCGACCCAGGCTAATTATGGTGTTAAAAAAGCTCGCGGTAAATATGTGTTTTTGACGGGTGCTGATTTCGAGTATCACCCTCTTTATCTGAAAAAATGCGTCGAGCTGTGCGAAAAGAAGGGCTATGACGCAGTTTATACATCAGTCGTTACGAAGAACAATACTTTCTTTGGTAGATGCAAGGCTCTTGAGAGGCTTTGCTATGTTGGTGATGATGAACATGAGTCGGCGAGATTTGTGAAAAGAGATGTTTTTTTGAAATTAGGTGGCTACGATGAAAATTTAGTTGCGGCCGAGGATTATGATTTTCAACGCAGGCTAAACAAACAGGGTTACAAAACTGGCAGGGTAGATGTGATCGCAGAATATCATCTTGGGGAAGAAGAGACTTTGCGCCATATTGTCCGCCGATCATTCTACTATGGAAAAACTCTGTATCAATTTCTGCAGAAATATAAGGGATCCAGCGTCGTACAGATGTCACCGGTACGGACAACTTACTTCAAACACTGGAGAATTTGGCTCAAAGACCCACTCCATACATTAGGTTTTATTTTCTTCAAGATCACCCAATATTTCTTTGGAAGCCTTGGTATGCTGACGGCAATCATTGTAAATTATAAAGGAATAAATTCCGAGAAGGGGAGCAAGTGAAAAAAATCAGACATAATATTCTTGATGGTTGGGCTAATCTTTCCGTTTTTATTCGCAATAATCTCGTTGGCTTTATTGTATTGATTGCGTTTATGTTTGTTTTTCTTATGCTTAAAAATTACTTTCCGGTACTACAAAATTACATGCGCATAAGATTGATTTATGCCTATGTAGGGATGTTAGCTATCTTGATTCTAAATCTGGAAACGAAATTTTTTCTGAAGCTCTCTATTGCATTTTTAGGGCTTGTTGTGCTTGCCCTGATATTCAATAATACAAACGCAGCCGATCTTATCTCTACTTACTTTCTAATTACCTTTGCACTAGGAATTGTCGCTTCACCAATTCTCCTTGGCCTAAAAAATAAATGGCTAGGGGTTTA
This DNA window, taken from Patescibacteria group bacterium, encodes the following:
- a CDS encoding radical SAM protein translates to MPELKRVSKPTKDQKAKNAKFKISISYPPLPSEKGIPLLTQNRQFQWFNNPTYIYPMVPSYAASLLADQGYDVLWDDAIAEELTPESWLLRIKKSNPNLIVFESKTPVIKRHWKLIEVMKKELPKATIALIGDHVTAMPEESMKNSKVDYVLTGGDYDFLALNLANHLNHGEKLEAGIWYREGKTIKNTGHFELNHDLDDLPMIDRDLTKWQLYAYKNGNYKRTPGTYTYAARDCWWGKCAFCSWTTLYPGKDYRKHSARRMLDEIGILIEKYHVKEIMDDSGSFPIGTWLTEFCNGMIERGYNKKIRLDINMRLKGLKQEDYDLMGKAGIRFILYGLESANQNTLDRIQKNLKVEEIEKGVRMAKKGGLEPHITTMMGYPWETREDAERTVALARHLFNKGYVDTLQATIVIPYPGTPLYRECKENGWLATEDWDNFDQRMAVMKSPLTEKDIKELTQELYKSFMTPRFVMRKIASVRSWSDVTFLFRAAGKVIGHLIDFSPKNKQNCECEEKAEHEA
- a CDS encoding DegT/DnrJ/EryC1/StrS family aminotransferase; this encodes MINVSKPVIEQDEIDVVVEVLKSGMIVQGPKTAELEEKFAKYCGTKYAVAFNSGTAAIHAGLYAMGIGEEDEVITTPFTFVATANPILMQGAKVVFADISEDDFNLDPAEVEKKITDTTKAIIPVDLYGQVYDYEKISKIAEKHSLKILEDACQAVGAEQNDKRAGNFGDVAAFSLYATKNMMSGEGGLITTNDEKLAEKCKMFRHHGQSETLRYEYVDLGYNYRLTDMAAAIALVQLGKIDEFNKRRNANATRLEEGLKNIKGLILPKRKEGNFHVYHQFTIRITKDFALSRDELIEEMKNRGVGAGVYYPKPLHLHSHFQKLGYKEGDFPIAEKMSKEVVSLPVHPSLANEEVEKIIKAIKDIANGN
- a CDS encoding Gfo/Idh/MocA family oxidoreductase, whose product is MPNKKKRKVGLIGCGMIYTRHMEAITSNPEDFELVALCDIDDKKLENRATENQVPGFTDYKKMLKDMKGKMDFVSIATPNSLHYEMAIEALSNGYDILIEKPIDFKHDRVQEISKLAKKLKRNAFAVLQVRYNPTVNMVKEALDKGYLGNIRSVSLIQRWQRPETYFDSWRADLKTGGRTLYEVGIHYLDIVQLLFGVPEVKASATFNNKHKNVKFEDTVFSIYQFPQGASGSCEVTIASEPSNLECSVSIMGSEGFIKIGGRALDAIDRAMFESQIFEKKWDNLVERYGESLEPNSYGTHAGSCPNHPTLYAEIAKGKGISIDEAINSIKFIERIYGKEV
- a CDS encoding acyltransferase, whose product is MDYFKHETADVSDKAKIGKGTKIWNWCQVRENATIGENCIIGKNAYVDTGAIVGNNVKIQNNASVYDGVTLEDGVFVGPHVCFTNDKIPRAINEDGSLKGGAETGDWEISKILVKRGASIGANSTILPGVTIGEFAMVGAGSVVTRNVPDYTLVLGNPARAYGIVDKSGKIVSKELVDEPASVN
- a CDS encoding glycosyltransferase; this translates as MEKKPLVSIVLFTYNVERWIENNLKSMNAQKFKDFEIVMVDKYSTDKTQEIARKFKNVKIYNAPIERSTQANYGVKKARGKYVFLTGADFEYHPLYLKKCVELCEKKGYDAVYTSVVTKNNTFFGRCKALERLCYVGDDEHESARFVKRDVFLKLGGYDENLVAAEDYDFQRRLNKQGYKTGRVDVIAEYHLGEEETLRHIVRRSFYYGKTLYQFLQKYKGSSVVQMSPVRTTYFKHWRIWLKDPLHTLGFIFFKITQYFFGSLGMLTAIIVNYKGINSEKGSK